The region GGCTCAACGAAGGCACGCCCATCGCCACAATGGGGCCAATATCCTCCCCACCGCCGCCCGGAAATACCTTGTCTGCCCCGATCGGCCCCAGCAGCGCCGCAATCTGCTGCAGCAGCGCAAACGAAGCCTGCTGCGGCTCCGTCAGCTTCGTCAGGTCGAACCCCGGAGGCGTCATGGACTGTGGCGGAGCGCCGGGCTTCGGCGGCCCCATCCGCATCCCAAACGTCCCATACCCCATGCCCAGCGGCTTCTCCGCCCCGCCGTCCATCTCGATCGCCGCCACATGCTTCGCCACCGCCGCCGCGCCTAGCAGCACGGGATATGCATCGCCGCCACGCCCGCCGTTCTCCTCATTCACCCAGAAGACCACGCGGATCGTCCGTTTCGGTTTCAACCCCAGCTTATGCAGCAGGCTGACCGCCTCAAACGTAGCCATGATGCCGCCGCCATCGTCCTGCGCCCCCTGCCCAACGTCCCAGCTATCGATATGCCCACCCAGCACGACGACATCCTCCGGATGCTCGGACCCCACCAGATCCCCATAAACATTGCCCGACTTCACATCCGCCTCCTGGTGCGCCTCCATCTCCAGGTGTACGGTCACCGGCCCATCCTTCGCCAGTCGCCCGATCAGCCCCGCGTCCTCAACCGAAATCGCAGCCGAAGGAATCTTCGGAGCCTTCTCGTCATAGACCAGCCGCCCCGTATGCGGAGCCTGTAGCGCCAGCCCCGTTGCCGACCTCACCAGAACCGCCACCGCACCCTTGGCCGCCGCGCGCGAAGCGCCATTCGTCCTATAGCTCGTCCCCACTCCGTACCCATGCCACCCGGGGTCGAACACCACGATCTTCCCCTTCGCCCCATCCGCCGGCAGCGCATCCAGCTCTGCATAGTCATGCAGAAACAGCACCTCCGCCGTAATCCCACCCGCCGGAGTCCCCACACTCATCCCCAGCCCCAGCATCCGCAGCTTCCGCGGCACCCCATTCAGCCCCGGCGACAC is a window of Granulicella tundricola MP5ACTX9 DNA encoding:
- a CDS encoding M20/M25/M40 family metallo-hydrolase; the protein is MAQRGGVGLPGVSGPVTAQYQADATRILAAAATDTDGYAALTYLCDRIGNRNSGTPQLNAAVQWGAELMKKAGLQNVTIQPAMVPHWVRGKESASIVSPGLNGVPRKLRMLGLGMSVGTPAGGITAEVLFLHDYAELDALPADGAKGKIVVFDPGWHGYGVGTSYRTNGASRAAAKGAVAVLVRSATGLALQAPHTGRLVYDEKAPKIPSAAISVEDAGLIGRLAKDGPVTVHLEMEAHQEADVKSGNVYGDLVGSEHPEDVVVLGGHIDSWDVGQGAQDDGGGIMATFEAVSLLHKLGLKPKRTIRVVFWVNEENGGRGGDAYPVLLGAAAVAKHVAAIEMDGGAEKPLGMGYGTFGMRMGPPKPGAPPQSMTPPGFDLTKLTEPQQASFALLQQIAALLGPIGADKVFPGGGGEDIGPIVAMGVPSLSPHTVGEHYFDWHHSEADTLDKVDLEDFRKNIGMLAVTSFVLADTKETLVGEKLAKE